The following proteins come from a genomic window of Diprion similis isolate iyDipSimi1 chromosome 8, iyDipSimi1.1, whole genome shotgun sequence:
- the LOC124408555 gene encoding protein windpipe, which yields MLTKSKMWVALLLTAQLGFGLLGNAGATCDPKNGNTIVCEKLDNVKYINVNNLTTLKAPVRGKTLTPIPFKRLPSTLKSLDLSGGDVEFIETDTFLRVTSLQDLKMSDNSIAELKESALNGLTKLKNLDLRRNKIHELPPALTKLKSLKNLEISGNPIVCNCATLRVRDELLANEVKISKRVFCVTPSHLKGESILELETEVICMFEEQDKEMQADQADGSGDVDDELSEEYEDLTELPPVEDVPSNPAPTSTSDRVEGDLDDLIIITRGRSDFSGVEVPLENATQVSNDDDDFGDDDDDDFGFTDEEKSDDLIVEGSGLTEDEGSGTDDLWSPVNTRVLHETIEFAGSPSTSTEKTTTEPNWTSVIWNLWNGDTDDDLNPAKKTDESVTDEQFITVPTESSLSKESIVNTTTGISSVMDKGDILGNTDEVEVSTKKVEVQETVATSTNVSTSNVGTKSEKVQETIEDENTPTEKDSASTSPTKKSMGSYVVLAALLGVLAALVGFAAYKSSFCKKKPSSDPERGTEFKDMQKALLEGTNGNQPKIASNGTTESVPLVGSGQGRDAEPSEVKRWPESNTPTVDEGVKYAPSPVDSDPVKPPRKSVPPQDDTNGIQEVKTHKPLSSFAPRTVTPPNSPSILVDDGKQSPPLSPNTQRVKITLQENPDSVPKTPVLITRTKPGVNIVKTP from the coding sequence GTTGACGAAATCAAAGATGTGGGTGGCTCTGTTGCTGACAGCACAACTGGGCTTCGGCTTACTGGGTAATGCAGGTGCCACATGTGACCCGAAAAATGGAAACACGATAGTGTGTGAAAAGCTTGATAACGTAAAGTACATCAATGTGAACAATCTGACGACGCTGAAGGCTCCTGTCAGGGGGAAGACTCTGACGCCTATACCCTTCAAGAGACTGCCTTCCACCCTGAAGAGCCTGGACTTATCGGGCGGGGATGTGGAGTTCATCGAGACCGATACCTTCCTGAGGGTGACGAGCTTGCAGGATCTCAAAATGTCCGACAATTCGATCGCTGAATTGAAAGAGTCCGCGTTGAATGGGCTGACAAAGTTAAAGAACCTCGATCTCAGGAGGAACAAGATCCACGAACTACCGCCAGCCTTGACGAAACTCAAGTCATTGAAGAACTTGGAAATCTCGGGAAATCCCATCGTCTGCAACTGCGCGACTCTTCGAGTGCGGGACGAGCTCTTGGCGAACGAAGTGAAGATCTCAAAGCGGGTCTTCTGCGTAACTCCTTCTCATCTGAAGGGCGAATCAATCCTCGAACTCGAAACAGAAGTGATTTGCATGTTCGAAGAACAGGACAAAGAGATGCAGGCTGACCAAGCAGACGGGTCTGGAGACGTTGATGACGAGCTATCGGAAGAGTATGAAGACCTGACGGAGCTGCCTCCGGTGGAAGATGTACCATCTAATCCCGCTCCAACGTCCACGAGCGATAGGGTGGAAGGGGACCTGGATGACTTGATCATAATTACGAGAGGACGCAGCGATTTCAGCGGCGTGGAAGTTCCGTTAGAGAACGCGACCCAAGTGAGCAACGATGACGACGACTTcggtgacgacgacgacgacgacttcGGCTTTACTGACGAAGAAAAATCGGACGATCTGATCGTCGAAGGCTCTGGGCTGACGGAAGACGAGGGATCCGGCACCGATGACCTGTGGAGCCCCGTGAATACGCGCGTCTTACACGAAACCATAGAGTTTGCGGGGTCTCCAAGTACGTCGACTGAAAAGACCACCACGGAGCCCAATTGGACCAGCGTAATATGGAACTTGTGGAATGGAGATACTGACGACGATTTAAATCCTGCAAAGAAGACGGATGAGAGTGTTACCGACGAGCAATTCATCACTGTACCCACTGAGAGTTCTCTATCCAAAGAGTCGATTGTTAACACTACGACGGGAATCTCGTCGGTAATGGATAAGGGAGACATCCTCGGTAACACGGACGAAGTGGAAGTTTCCACGAAGAAGGTGGAGGTCCAGGAGACAGTCGCGACGTCCACCAACGTCTCCACTTCCAATGTCGGAACTAAGTCCGAAAAGGTCCAAGAGACGATCGAAGACGAGAACACGCCGACGGAAAAGGACTCGGCGTCGACCAGTCCGACGAAGAAGAGCATGGGGTCCTACGTGGTGCTGGCAGCCTTGCTCGGAGTGCTGGCCGCGCTGGTTGGCTTCGCGGCGTACAAGAGCAGCTTTTGCAAGAAGAAGCCGAGCAGTGATCCGGAGCGAGGTACCGAGTTCAAGGACATGCAGAAGGCCCTTCTCGAAGGCACAAATGGCAACCAACCGAAGATCGCCTCGAATGGTACCACGGAGAGCGTTCCACTGGTCGGGTCAGGTCAGGGTCGAGACGCTGAACCCTCGGAAGTAAAGCGGTGGCCAGAGTCCAACACGCCGACCGTCGACGAAGGCGTCAAGTACGCCCCGTCACCGGTGGACTCGGACCCGGTCAAGCCGCCCAGGAAGTCGGTGCCACCTCAGGACGATACGAACGGCATCCAGGAGGTCAAAACCCACAAGCCGCTGTCCTCTTTCGCCCCGAGGACGGTGACGCCGCCGAATAGCCCATCGATTCTCGTCGATGACGGGAAGCAGAGTCCGCCGCTTAGCCCAAACACCCAGAGAGTGAAGATCACTCTTCAGGAGAATCCTGACAGCGTTCCCAAGACGCCGGTCCTGATAACACGGACGAAACCAGGTGTTAACATAGTCAAAACGCCGTAG
- the LOC124408554 gene encoding insulin-like growth factor-binding protein complex acid labile subunit produces MVRYQRFTNGSKSPSVTWCVFIFFLASFRLVVHAGCPERCLCFLDQNPSRVACEKRGLREFPDRISDLVQHLDLSGNILQEIPDTLTLLSQLEYLNLARNRLTDLPDKLYGLDKLQKLDLSGNAFTSISGLTSISHLTSLKILFFGGNPISSLDGLMSQSLHVLDCSYCGIKAFANTTVSKMTQLRSLSLMGNPLRTVDKPVSESLKWLDMSDCQINYLYPDSLLSLPNLEELRLSNNPMLVFSTRFNTLTHNKLKRLEATRCNLDRPGLHGFPQLTVAKLGENLIRFLPDQIFAKNTELRQIWLAANVFDQINKNAFAGLVKLEILDLSLNSLHNVHWAAFRENINLRLLNLSHNSLLQFPNFTSSTTILDLSDNLLDDFTSDVLLTMPKLKILYLSNNRVDKIPDHLESQSLTTLYLRQNRVIQLTNQTFHLLPALEGIDLSGNLLTVAPTPSVFEGNPSLQKILISENPWRCDCEQIHGSYEFLIEMKANPQKLVCKNLDNMSYSTWEEACDERNVGFEPKDKTWGMILISLLTMVIVFGSVVSLRHAMKMKRQAHLERQELERAEARERLRLLQRRNRIEEENLMEQSSEPRINPLELICPPSYEEAVHMPRLAHSMDALDSISMESVPTHILGSVDNLRSKKRRSRRPRKRAVSDENLARREERRESRRRRISLERNRSTNDLGDSAQSPLDSTNELASSRNLQQRRPRPRSNSDDDAGSRTRPRPLTPAARHKKRRSNARNGHSSDDEDSDVHDGVLPTKLATNGIVIQTLTREPRSGYRPTDQESDF; encoded by the exons ATGGTGAGATATCAACGTTTCACAAATGGATCGAAGAGCCCGAGTGTTACTTGGTGTGTGTTCATATTTTTCCTCGCCTCGTTTCGACTCGTGGTTCACGCTGGCTGCCCTGAAAGGTGTCTCTGCTTCTTGGACCAGAACCCTAGTCGCGTAGCATGCGAAAAAAGAGGCTTGCGAGAGTTTCCTGATAGAATCAGTGATTTG GTACAACATTTGGACTTATCCGGAAACATTTTGCAAGAGATACCGGATACTTTGACGCTTCTCAGCCAACTAGAGTATCTAAATTTGGCCAGAAATCGGTTGACCGATTTGCCGGATAAACTTTACGGGTTGGATAAGCTGCAGAAACTTGATCTGTCTGGTAATGCTTTTACCTCCATATCTGGGCTGACATCGATAAGCCATCTGACGAGCCTGAAGATCTTGTTCTTCGGAGGAAATCCAATATCTAGTCTGGACGGGTTAATGAGCCAGTCGTTGCATGTCTTGGACTGCAGTTACTGCG gAATTAAAGCGTTTGCTAATACGACTGTGAGTAAAATGACACAACTGAGAAGTCTGAGTCTCATGGGAAATCCTTTGAGAACGGTGGATAAACCCGTGAGCGAATCACTGAAATGGTTGGACATGTCGGACTGTCAAATAAACTACCTGTATCCAGATTCCCTCTTGAGTTTACCGAATCTGGAGGAACTGCGACTGTCGAATAACCCGATGCTAGTCTTCAGCACAAG ATTCAACACTCTGACgcataataaattgaaaagattAGAAGCTACAAGGTGCAATTTGGATCGACCTGGGCTTCACGGTTTCCCTCAACTAACCGTCGCGAAGTTGGGCGAAAACTTGATCAGGTTTCTACCGGatcaaatatttgcaaaaaacacCGAATTACGACAAATATGGCTAGCAGCAAATGTTTTCGATCAAATTAACAAGAACGCGTTTGCTGGGCTAGTGAAATTGGAAATTCTGGACTTGTCTTTAAATTCACTGCACAATGTCCACTGGGCAGCGTTCAGAGAGAATATAAATTTGCGTTTGTTGAACCTGTCTCACAATAGTTTACTTCAGTTTCCAAACTTCACGAGTTCAACGACCATCTTGGATCTGTCTGACAATTTATTGGACGATTTTACCAGCGACGTATTGCTCACCATGccaaaactcaagattctctACTTGAGCAACAATCGGGTAGACAAAATTCCTGATCACCTTGAATCGCAGTCCCTCACTACTCTGTACCTTCGGCAAAACAGGGTCATCCAATTaactaatcaaacttttcatctGCTACCGGCTCTGGAAGGTATCGATCTGTCAG gAAACCTACTGACGGTTGCACCGACACCCTCGGTGTTCGAAGGTAATCCATCCTTGCAGAAGATCCTAATATCTGAAAATCCGTGGCGATGCGATTGCGAGCAAATCCATGGTAGTTACGAATTTCTGATCGAAATGAAAGCTAACCCGCAGAAACTGGTTTGTAAAAATCTCGACAACATGTCCTACTCCACATGGGAAGAAGCCTGCGACGAAAGGAATGTCGGTTTTGAGCCAAAGGACAAAACGTGGGGCATGATTCTAATCAGTCTATTGACCATGGTTATAGTATTCGGCAGTGTCGTGTCTCTGCGGCACGCGATGAAAATGAAGAGACAGGCTCACTTGGAACGCCAAGAGCTGGAAAGAGCCGAAGCCAGGGAAAGACTAAGGCTTCTACAACGACG AAACCGAATCGAGGAAGAGAATTTAATGGAGCAGTCGTCGGAGCCGAGGATCAACCCTCTGGAACTGATCTGTCCACCGAGCTACGAGGAAGCCGTTCACATGCCAAGACTGGCACACTCGATGGACGCCTTGGACTCTATATCGATGGAAAGCGTCCCGACGCACATACTCGGATCGGTGGATAACCTGCGGTCGAAAAAGCGGCGGTCAAGGAGACCAAGGAAGAGAGCGGTCAGTGACGAGAACTTGGCGAGGAGGGAAGAGCGGCGTGAAAGCAGGCGACGGCGGATCAGCCTCGAGAGGAATCGGTCCACCAACGACCTCGGGGACTCGGCCCAGTCCCCACTCGATTCCACTAACGAGCTCGCGTCATCGAGGAACTTGCAGCAACGGCGTCCTCGTCCCAGGAGCAACTCGGACGACGACGCCGGCTCCAGGACTCGGCCACGACCTCTGACCCCAGCCGCCCGACACAAGAAGCGACGGAGCAACGCCAGGAACGGACATTCGTCCGACGATGAGGACTCGGACGTCCACGACGGAGTCCTGCCGACTAAGTTAGCGACGAACGGTATCGTCATCCAGACCCTGACCAGGGAACCGAGGAGCGGTTACAGACCGACTGATCAGGAGAGCGACTTCTAG